The following proteins are encoded in a genomic region of Streptomyces sp. SLBN-31:
- the hpnH gene encoding adenosyl-hopene transferase HpnH, with amino-acid sequence MAMPLRQSIKVATYLAEQKLRKRDKFPLIVELEPLFACNLKCEGCGKIQHPAGVLKQRMPVAQAVGAVLESGAPMVSIAGGEPLMHPQIDEIVRQLVARKKYVFLCTNAMLLRKKMDKFKPSPYFAFAVHIDGLRERHDESVAKEGVFDEAVEAIKEAKRRGFRVTTNSTFFNTDTPQTIIEVLNFLNDDLKVDEMMISPAYAYEKAPDQEHFLGVEQTRELFKKAFAGGNRRKWRLNHSPLFLDFLEGKVDFPCTAWAIPNYSLFGWQRPCYLMSDGYVPTYRELIEETDWDKYGRGKDPRCANCMAHCGYEPTAVLATMGSLKESLRAMRETVSGNRE; translated from the coding sequence ATGGCCATGCCGCTGCGTCAGTCCATCAAAGTCGCTACATACTTGGCCGAACAGAAGCTCCGCAAGCGGGACAAGTTCCCGCTGATCGTGGAGCTGGAGCCTCTCTTCGCATGCAACCTGAAGTGCGAGGGCTGCGGCAAGATCCAGCATCCGGCGGGCGTGCTCAAACAGCGCATGCCGGTCGCGCAGGCCGTGGGAGCGGTGCTGGAGTCGGGTGCCCCGATGGTGTCCATCGCCGGCGGCGAGCCCCTGATGCACCCTCAGATCGATGAGATCGTGCGGCAGTTGGTGGCCAGGAAGAAGTACGTCTTCCTCTGCACCAACGCCATGCTGCTGCGCAAGAAGATGGACAAGTTCAAGCCCTCTCCCTACTTCGCCTTCGCCGTGCACATCGACGGACTGCGCGAGCGGCACGACGAGTCGGTGGCGAAGGAGGGCGTCTTCGACGAGGCCGTCGAGGCGATCAAGGAGGCCAAGCGGCGCGGCTTCCGGGTCACCACCAACTCCACCTTCTTCAACACCGACACCCCGCAGACCATCATCGAGGTGCTCAACTTCCTCAACGACGACCTCAAGGTCGACGAGATGATGATCTCGCCCGCCTATGCCTACGAGAAGGCGCCCGACCAGGAGCACTTCCTGGGCGTGGAGCAGACCCGCGAGCTGTTCAAGAAGGCCTTCGCGGGCGGCAACCGCCGCAAGTGGAGGCTCAACCACTCGCCGCTGTTCCTCGACTTCCTCGAGGGCAAGGTCGACTTCCCCTGCACCGCCTGGGCGATCCCGAACTACTCGCTCTTCGGCTGGCAGCGCCCCTGCTACCTGATGAGCGACGGGTACGTGCCGACGTACCGCGAGCTGATCGAGGAGACGGACTGGGACAAGTACGGCCGCGGCAAGGACCCGCGCTGCGCCAACTGCATGGCGCACTGCGGCTACGAGCCCACCGCCGTCCTCGCCACCATGGGGTCCCTGAAGGAGTCCCTGCGCGCCATGCGCGAGACGGTCTCCGGA